The genomic window ATAGACCGCAGTGTCGGGGTTGACTTTTCAGTTCCGTTTTATAGCGTCTATAAAGAGCCGGTTAGAAATTACGAGTCCGATAAATGTCCGCTTTGCAAAAAAGGGGTTCCTCTTGAGGTACCGGGCAGAAGCGGTAAGAAAGTTGGTGGCTAAAGTTGACAGGAGCGATAGCATGGATATAAATTAATGTTGAAGGCAATTTTAAAAATAAAAAGGAGGAAAGCAGATGAAAGCAGCAGTTAAAATCACAACCATTTTGATGGGCATTGCTTTTGTGCTCATTCTTGTTGGTTGCCCAAAGAAGTGCGTGAAACCGGTTGCTGAAGAACCGGTGGTGGTGGAGCCGCCAGAAGAAGAGGTTGTCCCGCCGGAAAAACCGCGGGTGCAATTGGACCTGCAAACGATTTACTTCGACTTTGATAAATCTGACATCAGGCCGGGTGACGCCCAGATTCTTCAGAGCAATGCGAGTAAGATAAAGAATGTGATTAATAGCGGTCAAAAGGTGAGGGTAACGATTGAAGGTCACTGCTGTCCGATTGGCACATCTGAGTATAATATGGCTCTTGGTCAGCGCCGGGCAGAGTCAGCGAGAAAGTATTTGATTAACCTAGGCATTCCTGCTGATGTCCTTAACACTATTAGTTATGGTGAGGAGAGGCTGGTAACAACTGACTCGGCGCAATACCACCTCAATAGACGGTGCGAGTTTAAGAGCTCAAGCGAGTAGGGGTTGGTTTATAGATTGGATTGATTATAAATGGCAGCCAGTAGGCTCTTTTTGAAATCGCCAGCGATATTTCTGTCATTCAGGAGCCTATTGGCTGCCATTTTATTCACCGGATGTGGGATTCATCGTGAGTATGTGCGTCGGGGGGAACTTTTGGATACGATAGCGGTTCGCCTTAATCGCATAGAGAAAAAGCAACTGAAGCAAGAGGAGGACTTTGGGCGGTTGCGGGCAGATGCTTTTGATGCCATTGAAAAAATTGAGGTTCAAATTGGTGCGGTGGATGCTGAGCTAACAGATTTAGCCGAGCGAGTCGAACGGATTGGAAGACGGGTAGGTGCTTGGCGTGGGGAAATCACAACTGGTAGTTCGACTCCAAATGAAACTGCTGTGGTGATTGTCGATACCGCAGTTGCAGGAATTGATGCCGATCGACTTTATAATACTGCGTATCTTGATTTTACTAAGGGTGAATATCAAACGGCAATAATGGGTTTCCGCCGATTTATTCAGCTTTTTCCCTCGAGTGAGATGGCAGATAACGCCCAGTACTGGTTAGGAGAATGTTTTTATTCGTTGAATCAACTGGATAGTGCCGAAATCGAGTTTAAGCAGGTGAAAAATAAATATCCAGATGGGAACAAGGTGCCAGCCGCAGTGTACAAGTTGGGATTAATTTATCAATTCCAGGGGAAGACGAGTGCGGCGCAAGAAAAATTTAGGGAGGTGGTTGAGAATTATCCATCAAGTCCTGAGGCAAAACTGGCGCAAGAGCGTTTGAAACCCAAACAATAATCCATTTGATGGTCTCAAATAAATTTTTAACCCCTTTCATCTCGGCGGGACCATTTGCTTTAATAATAATAATAATTCTTTTTTTGATGTCGGTGGTTTCCTGGGCGATATTTTTTCGTAAAAGCCGGCAGTTGCGGCGGGCACAGGCACAGTCACGTGCCTTTCTTGAGGCATTCGGTTACCGCCGTAACATCAACGATTATCAGGAACTCGCGCGGCTGTTTCCTGCTTCGCCACTTGTGTCATTGTTAGGCTCGGCGGTGGAGGAATGGCATTCACTCCAGCGAGAGTTTTGCAATTGGAATGTGGAATTGTTTGGTCAGCTTATTACCAATATCACCGAGGCTATGGAGCGGGCAAACTCCCGGGTAACTGAGCAGTTGGAGAGTTCGTTGTCTTTTCTTGCCATTACGACAATGGTAGCACCTTTCCTTGGTCTTTTGGGAACTGTTCAGGGTGTGCTTCGGACATTTCTATCACTGCGGGGGGCACAATTGCCGACTTTGCAGTTAATTGCACCGGGAATTTCAGATGCATTGGTAACAACGGTTATGGGACTATTGGTGGCGATTCCAGCGGCATTTTTTTACAATTATTTTGTCAGTAAGGTAAAAAGCCTACAGACGGAGATGGAACGGTTTACATCAGAGTTGACTGGGCTATTCAGGCTGGAGATGTACCGACTTTTGACCAGTGAAGATAAAGGAACCACCAAGCGATATATAGATGAGCCCTAGCAGATTCAAGGAACGAAGGCTGAAATTTCTCGCGGAAATGAACATCACCTCGTTAGCGGATGTTAGTTTTACTTTGATGATTATCTTTCTTATTGCCGGTGTTTCTACAGCATTGAGCCGGCAGCAAGGGATAGACCTTGATTTGCCCAGAACCACAAAGCCCGAACCTCAGACCGGTGCGGGTCTCGTGATTTCCATCAGGGAGGACAAGCAGATTTTCATTGGGACTAAGGCAGTTTCTCTGCAAGGGTTCAGCAAAGCGCTTGTGTCTCAGCTTGCCAAAGGTAAATACGAACGGGTTTATCTGCATGCCGATCGCCGGGTGGATTACGGAACAATTATCGAGGTCTTAGGGCTGATTAGAGAACAAGGGATTTCTCATATTGGTCTAACTGCACTTCCTAAGTAAAAAGGGAAGGGGATGAGTTGAAGCGGGAGTTATTAATTTCATTTGCTGGACACATCATCTTGGTTGGGATTATAGCATTTATCACTCAGAATGTAAAAAAATCCGAGACGGCAACCAGACCAGCGGTGATTACTGTTGAGATTCTTCGGGGTATAACACCTGGCGAGGAAAATTTGCCATCTACCGCCCATCTTTTTGAGCAGATACCTAAGCCTACACCAATAAAAAAGGAAGGAGAAAAGCCAAAATCAAAGTTAGAACCAAAGGGCACGGACGCTATGATAAAACGTGCAGGGTTAGGTGCAAAAGTTGAGGGTGTTGCGGCACTTGGTTATAATTTTTATATTCAACAGATGCTCGAGCGAATTGCGGAAAACTGGCAAGATCCACAGAGTAACAGAACAAAGAAAATAACTGCAACAGTAATGTTTGTAATAGAACGGGATGGGAGTTTGAGAGAGATTAAACTTGAGCGAGGCTCAGGAGATGCAATCTTTGATGAGTCCTGTCTTCGGGCGATAATGGTGACGCGCAAATTACCTCCTTTACCCGAAGAGTTTACCGCACCGCGGCTTAAGATTCATCTTGAGTTTGAAGGTTAAGAAGGCTTAAAATAAAGGAGTATGAAATGCCGTTAGTATTGGTAATAATAGCAGGTATCATTATAGTGACATTGCTATTTTTTGTAGGGACTTTTAACCTTTTGGTACGCAGTAGAAACCGTGTTAAAAATGGTTGGCATCAGATTGATGTGCAGTTAAAACGCCGCATCGACCTGATTCCCAACCTGGTTGAAACGGTAAAGGGTTACGCCGCGCACGAGCGGGAGGTGTTTGAAAAAGTTGCTGAAGCACGGGAACTTATGATGGGGGCTAAAGGTCCGGCAGAGGCAGCAAAGGCTGATAGCCAGTTGAGTGCTACCCTCAAGAGCCTTTTTGCAGTGGTAGAAAATTACCCTGATCTTAAGGCAAATCAGAACTTTTTAAGACTCCAGGAGGAGTTGGCACATACTGAAAATAAAATTGCCTTTGCCCGTCAGTTTTACAATGATGTGGTTATGGATTACAATAACCATGTGCAGATGTTTCCTTTTAATATCATCGCTGGTATCTTTAAATTTAGACCGGCAGAATTTTATGAAATACCCGCGGCTGAACGGGAGGTGCCTAAGGTCAGTTTTTAAAATCGATGCCTGAAAGACAGCATCTTTATCAGTTGATTGCGCGGAATCGGAGGGCAACTTTTCTTTTTGTTTTCTTGTTTACATTACTTCTAGGGGGTGTTGGGTATCTACTTGGCTATTTTTTTCACTGGGGTCTAGAGTATTATATCTTGTTTGCCCTATTTATCGTGATTTACAATCTGGGGCTTTACTATAATTCTGATAAAGTGGCACTGGCAGTGAACCGGGCGCGACCGGCAGCGCAGGAGGATTTTTACGAGTTGCACAATGTTGTTGAGGAGGTGGCGCTTGCAGC from candidate division WOR-3 bacterium includes these protein-coding regions:
- a CDS encoding OmpA family protein; translated protein: MKAAVKITTILMGIAFVLILVGCPKKCVKPVAEEPVVVEPPEEEVVPPEKPRVQLDLQTIYFDFDKSDIRPGDAQILQSNASKIKNVINSGQKVRVTIEGHCCPIGTSEYNMALGQRRAESARKYLINLGIPADVLNTISYGEERLVTTDSAQYHLNRRCEFKSSSE
- the ybgF gene encoding tol-pal system protein YbgF gives rise to the protein MAAILFTGCGIHREYVRRGELLDTIAVRLNRIEKKQLKQEEDFGRLRADAFDAIEKIEVQIGAVDAELTDLAERVERIGRRVGAWRGEITTGSSTPNETAVVIVDTAVAGIDADRLYNTAYLDFTKGEYQTAIMGFRRFIQLFPSSEMADNAQYWLGECFYSLNQLDSAEIEFKQVKNKYPDGNKVPAAVYKLGLIYQFQGKTSAAQEKFREVVENYPSSPEAKLAQERLKPKQ
- a CDS encoding MotA/TolQ/ExbB proton channel family protein; the encoded protein is MSVVSWAIFFRKSRQLRRAQAQSRAFLEAFGYRRNINDYQELARLFPASPLVSLLGSAVEEWHSLQREFCNWNVELFGQLITNITEAMERANSRVTEQLESSLSFLAITTMVAPFLGLLGTVQGVLRTFLSLRGAQLPTLQLIAPGISDALVTTVMGLLVAIPAAFFYNYFVSKVKSLQTEMERFTSELTGLFRLEMYRLLTSEDKGTTKRYIDEP
- a CDS encoding biopolymer transporter ExbD; the encoded protein is MSPSRFKERRLKFLAEMNITSLADVSFTLMIIFLIAGVSTALSRQQGIDLDLPRTTKPEPQTGAGLVISIREDKQIFIGTKAVSLQGFSKALVSQLAKGKYERVYLHADRRVDYGTIIEVLGLIREQGISHIGLTALPK
- a CDS encoding energy transducer TonB; amino-acid sequence: MKRELLISFAGHIILVGIIAFITQNVKKSETATRPAVITVEILRGITPGEENLPSTAHLFEQIPKPTPIKKEGEKPKSKLEPKGTDAMIKRAGLGAKVEGVAALGYNFYIQQMLERIAENWQDPQSNRTKKITATVMFVIERDGSLREIKLERGSGDAIFDESCLRAIMVTRKLPPLPEEFTAPRLKIHLEFEG
- a CDS encoding LemA family protein encodes the protein MPLVLVIIAGIIIVTLLFFVGTFNLLVRSRNRVKNGWHQIDVQLKRRIDLIPNLVETVKGYAAHEREVFEKVAEARELMMGAKGPAEAAKADSQLSATLKSLFAVVENYPDLKANQNFLRLQEELAHTENKIAFARQFYNDVVMDYNNHVQMFPFNIIAGIFKFRPAEFYEIPAAEREVPKVSF